In one window of Acanthopagrus latus isolate v.2019 chromosome 15, fAcaLat1.1, whole genome shotgun sequence DNA:
- the rrbp1a gene encoding ribosome-binding protein 1a isoform X5 → MDIYDPQTLGIMVFGGFMVISALGIALVSTFSMKETSYEEALAKQRRELGKTQSARSEKKKKDKVSEKKSRGKKKEEKPNGKIPEPEKIQEEAEAEADTVIEPAAAPLVAAAPVLAPAPEPVHAVEVKPTAVPADTEPKTATEPSPALTEASPAPSPKEKKKKKVAKVEPASTQSTPVVAVPVPVKSSTVPASTSAPVSAPTKATSASAPAKSAPASNKSASASVKSASAPAPAKSAPAPAKPAAAPAKSSSAPSKTTPVLEAVTKEVPVMAVPPVGSQQAPAVTGKAQEPKKKASKKKSEPVAAVDSADAPLYLPYKALVSTITSMPFSEAEAHRLIEILSEKAGIIQDTWHTATQKGDPVAILKKQLEEKEKQLAEQQEEASTARNRIRELTKDLTAERSKVASVETRLSSQLSKRQQEMNALQDRMKDSHQDHLATTQKLNAKILSLQDQLENGPNAQLARLEQENKILRDALNQATSQAESKQNAEMAKLRQECTKLTKELGEKTESLLADEHTRKGLEAKVSTTEEQLSRLQASHLESEQALQRRLEEVCEELRTAQSRNDSLQATLDQTQQDSSSLSELQVRIERLEAEIRERSAQLEETHAEKIQLEQQLASINSLLEASQTKKEEDSNQGNDAELEQLKLSLQERDNQLSTLQDELKQLQVKQEAAENNIVELEQRNKSEDASLIASLQDELKNLKEEMVQLKNTPQSDNSAELGLLQKSLTEKDALVTSIQEELKELREKQTNDAQNKMAELTAFQTETKTTLQTLFPQIPVETEQFNWLQVFTQRAQEALSQQSQQSQEPESSTALPELLEKLKEAEESHSTLQAECDQYRTVLAETEGMLKHLQKSVEEEELVWKSKMANSEEQLRMAEEKASKLEAENQSVEQLKEQVMLLEAQLEKQSDSQGATEEMEQLKLQLSECQSQLDLAQKESQAHKEELTQVRNELSQSAENLHKEVAQRQQLSEEFEQAQKTITELQAQLDLLKDSAESPQADTEDLAQLKERLEKEKKLSKDLGQAATKLQQLLKATQEQLTKERETVRTLQEHLEGQEEYVELKEGTSV, encoded by the exons ATGGATATCTACGACCCCCAGACTCTTGGGATAATGGTGTTTGGTGGATTCATGGTGATCTCTGCTCTTGGGATTGCCCTTGTCTCAACCTTCTCCATGAAAGAGACCTCTTACGAGGAGGCCCTGGCTAAACAACGCAGAGAGTTAGGCAAGACGCAGTCCGCTCGCtctgagaaaaagaagaaagacaaagtaTCTGAGAAGAAAAGCCgtggaaagaagaaagaagaaaagcccAATGGAAAGATCCCAGAGCCTGAAAAAATTCAAGaggaagctgaagctgaagctgacaCAGTCATTGAGcctgctgcagcaccacttgtagctgctgctcctgttctTGCTCCTGCCCCCGAGCCCGTCCATGCTGTGGAGGTCAAACCAACTGCAGTCCCAGCAGACACCGAGCCCAAGACTGCCACGGAACCAAGCCCAGCTCTTACTGAGGCTTCGCCTGCACCCTCAcctaaagagaaaaagaagaagaaggtggctAAGGTCGAGCCTGCCTCTACCCAGTCAACTCCAGTCGTGGCTGTCCCTGTACCAGTCAAGTCCTCCACAGTCCCTGCATCCACCTCAGCCCCTGTGTCTGCCCCCACAAAAGCAACCTCTGCATCTGCCCCAGCTAAGTCTGCCCCTGCCTCAAATAAATCTGCCTCTGCATCAGTTAAGTCTGCATCTGCCCCTGCCCCAGCCAAATCTGCCCCCGCACCAGCCAAGCCTGCTGCAGCCCCAGCCAAGTCTTCATCAGCTCCATCCAAAACTACCCCAGTGCTGGAGGCTGTCACTAAAGAAGTTCCAGTGATGGCGGTGCCGCCAGTAGGATCTCAGCAGGCTCCTGCTGTTACTGGAAAAGCACAGGAGCCCAAGAAGAAAGCCTCTAAGAAAAAGAGTGAGCCTG TGGCAGCTGTGGATTCTGCAGATGCTCCGCTGTACCTGCCTTACAAGGCGCTGGTGTCCACCATCACTAGCATGCCGTTCAGTGAAGCAGAGGCCCATAGGCTAATTGAGATCCTCTCTGAGAAAGCTGGCATCATTCAGGACACTTGGCACACG gccaCTCAGAAAGGAGACCCAGTGGCCATACTGAAGAAACAActagaggagaaggagaaacagcTGGCAGAACAACAAGAGGAAGCCTCTACAGCAAGGAACCGCATCAGAGAACTCACGAAG GACCTAACTGCTGAGAGGTCCAAGGTGGCCAGTGTGGAGACAAGGCTGAGCTCCCAGCTGAGTAAGAGGCAGCAAGAAATGAACGCTCTGCAAGATCGCATGAAGGACAGTCACCAGGACCATCTAGCCACAACTCAGAAGCTTAATGCAAAG ATCCTCAGCCTGCAGGACCAGCTGGAAAATGGCCCCAATGCCCAGCTGGCACGTCTAGAGCAGGAGAACAAGATTCTCCGCGATGCTCTCAACCAGGCCACCAGTCAGGCTGAGAGCAA ACAAAATGCGGAGATGGCCAAGCTGCGCCAGGAATGCACAAAGTTAACCAAGGAACttggagagaagacagaaagtcTGCTTGCCGATGAGCACACCAGAAAAGGGCTGGAGGCTAAGGTCTCCACTACTGAGGAGCAGCTCTCCCGGCTGCAG GCCAGCCATTTGGAGAGTGAGCAGGCGTTGCAGAGGAGATTGGAGGAGGTATGCGAGGAGCTTCgaacagcacagagcagaaacGACAGCCTGCAGGCCACTTTGGATCAGACTCAGCAGGACAGCAGCTCACTGTCAG AATTGCAGGTGCGCATTGAGAGATTGGAGGCTGAGATCAGGGAGCGCTCtgctcagctggaggagacgcaTGCAGAGAAAATCCAGCTTGAACAGCAGCTGGCCTCTATCAACTCACTGCTGGAGGCCAGTCAGACCAAAAAGGAGGAGGATAGCAATCAG GGAAATGATGCAGAACTGGAACAGCTAAAGCTCAG CCTCCAGGAGAGAGACAACCAGCTGAGCACTCTTCAGGATGAACTGAAGCAACTGCAGGTGaagcaggaagctgct GAGAACAACATTGTTGAGCTAGAGCAAAGAAATAAGAG TGAGGATGCCAGCCTTATAGCATCACTTCAGGATGAACTTAAAAACCTCAAAGAAGAGATGGTGCAactcaaaaacacacca CAGTCAGATAACTCTGCAGAGCTCGGATTACTACAGAAGAG CCTGACTGAGAAGGATGCCCTTGTCACATCAATACAAGAGGAGCTGAAAGAACTGAGAGAAAAGCAGACAAATGATGCA CAGAACAAGATGGCAGAACTGACTGCTTTCCaaactgaaaccaaaacaactcTACAGACGCTCTTCCCACAGATACCTGTAGAAACAGAACAG TTCAACTGGTTACAAGTATTTACACAGAGAGCTCAGGAGGCTCTGAGCCAGCAGAGCCAGCAGAGCCAGGAGCCTGAGTCCAGCACAGCACTGCCT gAGTTGCTTGAGAAACTGAAGGAGGCTGAGGAGAGCCATAGCACACTGCAGGCTGAATGTGATCAGTACAGGACGGTCCTGGCTGAAACG GAAGGAATGCTGAAACATCTGCAGAAGagtgtagaggaagaggagctggtATGGAAGTCCAAGATGGCCAACTCAGAGGAACAGCTGAGGATG GCTGAGGAGAAGGCCAGCAAACTGGAGGCAGAAAACCAAAGTGTAGAACAG ttgaAGGAGCAGGTGATGCTTCTTGAAGCCCAGCTGGAGAAGCAGTCAGACAGCCAGGGGGCCACAGAGGAAATGGAGCAG ctgaagctgcagctctcagagtGTCAGAGCCAGCTGGATTTGGCCCAGAAGGAGTCCCAGGCACACAAGGAGGAGCTTACACAG GTACGGAACGAGTTGAGTCAGTCAGCTGAGAACCTGCACAAGGAGGTGGCTCAGAGGCAGCAGCTCTCAGAAGAGTTTGAGCAG GCCCAAAAGACTATAACAGAACTTCAGGCTCAGCTGGATCTTCTGAAGGATTCTGCAGAGTCGCCTCAAGCTGACACTGAGGATCTTGCACAGCTTAAG GAGCgcctggagaaggagaagaagctgTCCAAAGACCTGGGCCAGGCAGCCACCAAGCTCCAGCAGCTTCTTAAAGCCACACAGGAGCAGCTgaccaaagagagagagacagtgagaacACTACAGGAGCACCTGGAAGGACAG GAGGAATATGTGGAGCTGAAGGAAGGAACATCTGTCTGA
- the rrbp1a gene encoding ribosome-binding protein 1a isoform X1, whose translation MDIYDPQTLGIMVFGGFMVISALGIALVSTFSMKETSYEEALAKQRRELGKTQSARSEKKKKDKVSEKKSRGKKKEEKPNGKIPEPEKIQEEAEAEADTVIEPAAAPLVAAAPVLAPAPEPVHAVEVKPTAVPADTEPKTATEPSPALTEASPAPSPKEKKKKKVAKVEPASTQSTPVVAVPVPVKSSTVPASTSAPVSAPTKATSASAPAKSAPASNKSASASVKSASAPAPAKSAPAPAKPAAAPAKSSSAPSKTTPVLEAVTKEVPVMAVPPVGSQQAPAVTGKAQEPKKKASKKKSEPVAAVDSADAPLYLPYKALVSTITSMPFSEAEAHRLIEILSEKAGIIQDTWHTATQKGDPVAILKKQLEEKEKQLAEQQEEASTARNRIRELTKDLTAERSKVASVETRLSSQLSKRQQEMNALQDRMKDSHQDHLATTQKLNAKILSLQDQLENGPNAQLARLEQENKILRDALNQATSQAESKQNAEMAKLRQECTKLTKELGEKTESLLADEHTRKGLEAKVSTTEEQLSRLQASHLESEQALQRRLEEVCEELRTAQSRNDSLQATLDQTQQDSSSLSELQVRIERLEAEIRERSAQLEETHAEKIQLEQQLASINSLLEASQTKKEEDSNQGNDAELEQLKLSLQERDNQLSTLQDELKQLQVKQEAAENNIVELEQRNKSEDASLIASLQDELKNLKEEMVQLKNTPQSDNSAELGLLQKSLTEKDALVTSIQEELKELREKQTNDAQNKMAELTAFQTETKTTLQTLFPQIPVETEQFNWLQVFTQRAQEALSQQSQQSQEPESSTALPELLEKLKEAEESHSTLQAECDQYRTVLAETEGMLKHLQKSVEEEELVWKSKMANSEEQLRMAEEKASKLEAENQSVEQLKEQVMLLEAQLEKQSDSQGATEEMEQLKLQLSECQSQLDLAQKESQAHKEELTQVREQLGEITMRAQQEQNGLADAQPSQVRNELSQSAENLHKEVAQRQQLSEEFEQAQKTITELQAQLDLLKDSAESPQADTEDLAQLKERLEKEKKLSKDLGQAATKLQQLLKATQEQLTKERETVRTLQEHLEGQEEYVELKEGTSV comes from the exons ATGGATATCTACGACCCCCAGACTCTTGGGATAATGGTGTTTGGTGGATTCATGGTGATCTCTGCTCTTGGGATTGCCCTTGTCTCAACCTTCTCCATGAAAGAGACCTCTTACGAGGAGGCCCTGGCTAAACAACGCAGAGAGTTAGGCAAGACGCAGTCCGCTCGCtctgagaaaaagaagaaagacaaagtaTCTGAGAAGAAAAGCCgtggaaagaagaaagaagaaaagcccAATGGAAAGATCCCAGAGCCTGAAAAAATTCAAGaggaagctgaagctgaagctgacaCAGTCATTGAGcctgctgcagcaccacttgtagctgctgctcctgttctTGCTCCTGCCCCCGAGCCCGTCCATGCTGTGGAGGTCAAACCAACTGCAGTCCCAGCAGACACCGAGCCCAAGACTGCCACGGAACCAAGCCCAGCTCTTACTGAGGCTTCGCCTGCACCCTCAcctaaagagaaaaagaagaagaaggtggctAAGGTCGAGCCTGCCTCTACCCAGTCAACTCCAGTCGTGGCTGTCCCTGTACCAGTCAAGTCCTCCACAGTCCCTGCATCCACCTCAGCCCCTGTGTCTGCCCCCACAAAAGCAACCTCTGCATCTGCCCCAGCTAAGTCTGCCCCTGCCTCAAATAAATCTGCCTCTGCATCAGTTAAGTCTGCATCTGCCCCTGCCCCAGCCAAATCTGCCCCCGCACCAGCCAAGCCTGCTGCAGCCCCAGCCAAGTCTTCATCAGCTCCATCCAAAACTACCCCAGTGCTGGAGGCTGTCACTAAAGAAGTTCCAGTGATGGCGGTGCCGCCAGTAGGATCTCAGCAGGCTCCTGCTGTTACTGGAAAAGCACAGGAGCCCAAGAAGAAAGCCTCTAAGAAAAAGAGTGAGCCTG TGGCAGCTGTGGATTCTGCAGATGCTCCGCTGTACCTGCCTTACAAGGCGCTGGTGTCCACCATCACTAGCATGCCGTTCAGTGAAGCAGAGGCCCATAGGCTAATTGAGATCCTCTCTGAGAAAGCTGGCATCATTCAGGACACTTGGCACACG gccaCTCAGAAAGGAGACCCAGTGGCCATACTGAAGAAACAActagaggagaaggagaaacagcTGGCAGAACAACAAGAGGAAGCCTCTACAGCAAGGAACCGCATCAGAGAACTCACGAAG GACCTAACTGCTGAGAGGTCCAAGGTGGCCAGTGTGGAGACAAGGCTGAGCTCCCAGCTGAGTAAGAGGCAGCAAGAAATGAACGCTCTGCAAGATCGCATGAAGGACAGTCACCAGGACCATCTAGCCACAACTCAGAAGCTTAATGCAAAG ATCCTCAGCCTGCAGGACCAGCTGGAAAATGGCCCCAATGCCCAGCTGGCACGTCTAGAGCAGGAGAACAAGATTCTCCGCGATGCTCTCAACCAGGCCACCAGTCAGGCTGAGAGCAA ACAAAATGCGGAGATGGCCAAGCTGCGCCAGGAATGCACAAAGTTAACCAAGGAACttggagagaagacagaaagtcTGCTTGCCGATGAGCACACCAGAAAAGGGCTGGAGGCTAAGGTCTCCACTACTGAGGAGCAGCTCTCCCGGCTGCAG GCCAGCCATTTGGAGAGTGAGCAGGCGTTGCAGAGGAGATTGGAGGAGGTATGCGAGGAGCTTCgaacagcacagagcagaaacGACAGCCTGCAGGCCACTTTGGATCAGACTCAGCAGGACAGCAGCTCACTGTCAG AATTGCAGGTGCGCATTGAGAGATTGGAGGCTGAGATCAGGGAGCGCTCtgctcagctggaggagacgcaTGCAGAGAAAATCCAGCTTGAACAGCAGCTGGCCTCTATCAACTCACTGCTGGAGGCCAGTCAGACCAAAAAGGAGGAGGATAGCAATCAG GGAAATGATGCAGAACTGGAACAGCTAAAGCTCAG CCTCCAGGAGAGAGACAACCAGCTGAGCACTCTTCAGGATGAACTGAAGCAACTGCAGGTGaagcaggaagctgct GAGAACAACATTGTTGAGCTAGAGCAAAGAAATAAGAG TGAGGATGCCAGCCTTATAGCATCACTTCAGGATGAACTTAAAAACCTCAAAGAAGAGATGGTGCAactcaaaaacacacca CAGTCAGATAACTCTGCAGAGCTCGGATTACTACAGAAGAG CCTGACTGAGAAGGATGCCCTTGTCACATCAATACAAGAGGAGCTGAAAGAACTGAGAGAAAAGCAGACAAATGATGCA CAGAACAAGATGGCAGAACTGACTGCTTTCCaaactgaaaccaaaacaactcTACAGACGCTCTTCCCACAGATACCTGTAGAAACAGAACAG TTCAACTGGTTACAAGTATTTACACAGAGAGCTCAGGAGGCTCTGAGCCAGCAGAGCCAGCAGAGCCAGGAGCCTGAGTCCAGCACAGCACTGCCT gAGTTGCTTGAGAAACTGAAGGAGGCTGAGGAGAGCCATAGCACACTGCAGGCTGAATGTGATCAGTACAGGACGGTCCTGGCTGAAACG GAAGGAATGCTGAAACATCTGCAGAAGagtgtagaggaagaggagctggtATGGAAGTCCAAGATGGCCAACTCAGAGGAACAGCTGAGGATG GCTGAGGAGAAGGCCAGCAAACTGGAGGCAGAAAACCAAAGTGTAGAACAG ttgaAGGAGCAGGTGATGCTTCTTGAAGCCCAGCTGGAGAAGCAGTCAGACAGCCAGGGGGCCACAGAGGAAATGGAGCAG ctgaagctgcagctctcagagtGTCAGAGCCAGCTGGATTTGGCCCAGAAGGAGTCCCAGGCACACAAGGAGGAGCTTACACAG GTCAGAGAGCAGCTGGGCGAGATCACGATGCGGGCTCAACAAGAACAGAATGGCCTTGCTGACGCTCAACCCAGTCAG GTACGGAACGAGTTGAGTCAGTCAGCTGAGAACCTGCACAAGGAGGTGGCTCAGAGGCAGCAGCTCTCAGAAGAGTTTGAGCAG GCCCAAAAGACTATAACAGAACTTCAGGCTCAGCTGGATCTTCTGAAGGATTCTGCAGAGTCGCCTCAAGCTGACACTGAGGATCTTGCACAGCTTAAG GAGCgcctggagaaggagaagaagctgTCCAAAGACCTGGGCCAGGCAGCCACCAAGCTCCAGCAGCTTCTTAAAGCCACACAGGAGCAGCTgaccaaagagagagagacagtgagaacACTACAGGAGCACCTGGAAGGACAG GAGGAATATGTGGAGCTGAAGGAAGGAACATCTGTCTGA